One Scylla paramamosain isolate STU-SP2022 chromosome 6, ASM3559412v1, whole genome shotgun sequence DNA segment encodes these proteins:
- the LOC135101050 gene encoding uncharacterized protein LOC135101050 — MTSVRHVVVKHSVESVLYVTVRQMKEVNGKWFGEVKTDVKASKALSWLLRHGAEKEGLVIKPGGWIRLDDIQKRPNFKKFTVDKVKELVNNCPKQRFALKEEEGLLYIKANQGHSLKVCPDIHCVHSSCNV, encoded by the exons ATGACTTCTGTGAGACATGTGGTGGTGAAGCATTCTGTGGAGTCTGTACTGTATGTAACAGTAAGACAAATGAAAGAAGTAAATGGTAAGTGGTTTGGTGAG GTGAAGACAGATGTGAAGGCCAGCAAAGCCTTATCTTGGCTGCTCCGCCATGGTGCTGAGAAAGAAGGTTTAGTTATTAAGCCAGGAGGTTGGATCAGACTGGATGATATACAGAAAAGACCAAATTTTAAAAAG TTTACTGTTGACAAAGTGAAGGAGTTGGTAAACAACTGTCCTAAGCAGCGTTTTGCtctcaaagaagaagaaggtcttTTGTATATCAAGGCCAATCAAGGACATTCATTAAAGGTGTGTCCAGATATTCATTGTGTACATTCATCCTGTAATGTTTAA